A genomic segment from Falsibacillus pallidus encodes:
- a CDS encoding magnesium transporter CorA family protein — MYQIYKTTTDRQLEQIEEFTPGCWINMIAPKEEEIQYVSQELDIPLDFMKDALDDEERSRIEKEDDNVLIIVDYPYTTHDESGFPIYETIPIGLIITPKCFITVSLKETPILNIFESNKIREFYTFKKTRFALQILSVISSYYLRYLKQINKKMNEVERELHDSMKNKELYAFLALEKSLVYFTTSLKPNKVVLDKIMRFNYLRMYDEDKDLLEDVIIENTQASEMAETYSSILSRMMNAFSSIISNNLNIVMKFLTSVTIVLSIPTMVASFFGMNVNIPFQHSTHAFLITLAFAGGFASVTAFIFWKKRYF; from the coding sequence ATGTACCAAATTTATAAAACGACGACAGATAGACAGCTGGAACAAATTGAAGAATTCACCCCTGGATGCTGGATCAATATGATAGCTCCGAAAGAAGAGGAAATCCAGTACGTCTCCCAGGAATTAGATATCCCTCTTGATTTTATGAAAGATGCCCTGGATGACGAGGAGAGATCAAGGATTGAGAAAGAGGATGACAATGTCTTAATCATCGTGGATTATCCTTATACAACCCACGATGAATCAGGATTCCCCATCTATGAAACCATTCCGATCGGCCTTATTATAACACCAAAGTGCTTCATTACGGTTTCATTAAAAGAAACCCCGATCTTGAATATATTCGAGAGTAATAAAATCAGAGAGTTCTATACGTTTAAGAAAACGAGATTTGCCTTGCAGATCCTTTCCGTCATTTCATCCTACTATCTGCGCTATCTGAAGCAGATCAATAAAAAGATGAATGAAGTGGAAAGAGAACTTCATGATTCCATGAAGAATAAAGAATTATATGCATTCCTGGCATTGGAAAAAAGTCTGGTATACTTTACCACTTCGTTAAAGCCGAATAAAGTGGTGCTGGATAAAATCATGAGATTCAATTATTTGAGAATGTACGACGAAGATAAAGACCTTCTTGAAGATGTCATCATTGAAAATACACAGGCCAGTGAAATGGCTGAAACGTACAGTTCCATACTTAGCAGGATGATGAATGCTTTTTCATCGATTATTTCCAATAACCTGAATATCGTCATGAAATTTCTTACTTCCGTTACGATTGTTCTTTCCATACCGACGATGGTGGCCAGTTTCTTTGGAATGAATGTGAATATCCCATTTCAGCACAGCACTCATGCTTTTTTAATTACATTGGCCTTTGCAGGGGGATTTGCGAGTGTAACGGCCTTTATATTTTGGAAAAAGAGATATTTTTAA
- a CDS encoding gas vesicle protein K, producing the protein MQPVKNNHGRINLDPDKAEAGLAQLVLTVVELLRQIVERHAIRRVEGGTLTDEQIENLGVALMNLEDKMEELRNVFGLEAEDLNIDLGPLGNLL; encoded by the coding sequence ATGCAGCCTGTAAAGAACAACCATGGAAGAATCAATCTGGATCCTGATAAGGCTGAAGCTGGACTTGCCCAACTTGTTTTAACGGTTGTGGAACTATTGCGCCAGATTGTTGAAAGACATGCAATCAGAAGGGTGGAAGGCGGGACTCTTACAGACGAACAAATTGAAAACCTTGGAGTCGCCTTGATGAATCTGGAAGATAAAATGGAAGAACTAAGGAATGTCTTTGGTCTTGAAGCAGAGGATTTAAACATAGATTTAGGTCCTTTAGGAAATTTACTATAA
- the gvpU gene encoding gas vesicle accessory protein GvpU, whose translation MSQESKDSVLEFLVNIANEHDFSLDLTLNVKGSLISGTLVSAKEYFETLSETFEEGSEISEKISEQLAEASESAAKGGSEVHFIHMKNTKVYVGDSKPTPSKGKVLWRGSLGNVDGFFLGKIAESKTSTSKK comes from the coding sequence ATGAGCCAAGAATCAAAGGACAGTGTATTGGAGTTTTTGGTGAATATAGCTAACGAACATGATTTTTCGCTTGATCTCACTTTGAATGTCAAAGGATCACTGATTTCCGGTACACTTGTGTCAGCCAAGGAATACTTTGAAACTTTAAGTGAAACGTTTGAAGAAGGAAGTGAGATTTCTGAAAAAATCAGTGAACAGCTAGCGGAAGCAAGTGAATCTGCGGCTAAAGGTGGAAGCGAAGTCCATTTCATTCATATGAAGAATACCAAGGTATACGTAGGTGACTCTAAGCCCACTCCTTCTAAGGGAAAGGTATTATGGAGAGGAAGCCTTGGGAATGTGGATGGGTTCTTTCTAGGAAAAATCGCAGAGTCTAAAACTTCTACAAGCAAAAAATAA
- the gvpT gene encoding YtxH domain-containing protein has product MADQTKLEQTQTENTNSNSNNGDNTKQKQSAPLKRTVAGSILGATIGYLATPENGKKLLAKIDTDELKSKAADFGKAAKEKSKKGAVSLKSSAANLFRKEQDETADEDTDNTENKNQDEEYDSLKNENNDLKSRLEMLEGKLEQLFNTKEDDDEDEDDEEEEETKPKKSKSKSKTKKSEDQEEELEDEDEEDEENEEEEEEEKEEKPKKKSTSSKSKGKKTAKKTSKSKKKDDEEDDEEEENDETSLSSDDDTKS; this is encoded by the coding sequence ATGGCAGATCAAACAAAATTAGAGCAAACACAAACGGAGAATACGAACAGCAATTCTAATAATGGCGATAACACTAAACAAAAACAAAGCGCACCATTAAAACGTACAGTGGCGGGAAGTATTCTGGGAGCAACAATCGGATACCTGGCTACTCCTGAGAATGGAAAGAAACTCCTGGCGAAAATCGATACGGATGAACTAAAATCAAAAGCAGCCGATTTTGGCAAAGCTGCGAAAGAGAAATCTAAAAAAGGTGCCGTCAGTCTTAAGTCTTCAGCAGCGAATCTATTTAGAAAAGAACAGGATGAAACTGCTGATGAGGACACAGATAATACTGAAAACAAAAACCAGGATGAAGAATATGATTCCTTAAAAAATGAAAATAATGATTTAAAATCACGTTTGGAAATGCTTGAAGGGAAATTAGAACAGCTTTTTAATACTAAAGAAGATGATGATGAAGACGAAGACGATGAAGAGGAAGAAGAAACAAAACCCAAAAAATCAAAATCAAAAAGTAAAACAAAAAAATCTGAGGATCAAGAAGAAGAATTAGAGGACGAAGACGAGGAAGATGAGGAGAACGAAGAAGAAGAAGAAGAAGAAAAAGAGGAAAAGCCTAAAAAGAAATCTACATCCAGTAAGTCTAAAGGAAAGAAGACAGCGAAAAAAACGAGCAAATCAAAAAAGAAAGATGATGAAGAAGATGATGAAGAGGAAGAAAACGATGAGACTTCTTTATCAAGCGATGATGATACCAAGTCTTAA
- a CDS encoding alpha/beta hydrolase yields the protein MIEKKNVWIESLNSNRTIWVHLPESYKQNEKEYPVLYMFDGQNLFSHDGGSPEKWEAEKAAEYLSSKIGAEIIIVGVDHGDEERLNEYNPWYLEKHQFGGKGDAYLDFMATELKSFIDRNYMTRKEPKHTAIGGSSLGGYMSLYAAAKYPEIFGKVLAMSNALWHDEGKLKEFIMEKGLHHDLKIYLDTGRLESDDKEFNILTVKQHEELSHLLIEAGMKKENLKVTLDPEGVHNEIHWRKRLPEALCWLFS from the coding sequence GTGATCGAGAAGAAAAATGTATGGATTGAATCCCTGAATTCAAATCGGACTATATGGGTGCATCTACCGGAGAGCTACAAGCAAAATGAAAAAGAATATCCTGTCTTGTATATGTTCGATGGGCAGAATTTATTTTCGCATGATGGAGGCAGCCCGGAAAAATGGGAAGCGGAAAAGGCTGCTGAATATCTAAGTTCGAAAATTGGCGCGGAAATCATCATTGTAGGGGTGGACCATGGCGATGAAGAAAGATTGAATGAATATAATCCATGGTATTTAGAGAAGCATCAATTCGGAGGTAAGGGGGATGCATATCTGGATTTTATGGCAACAGAATTAAAATCATTCATTGACCGGAATTACATGACACGTAAAGAGCCCAAGCATACAGCCATTGGCGGGAGTTCTCTTGGAGGGTATATGTCCCTATATGCTGCTGCCAAATATCCAGAAATATTCGGAAAGGTTTTAGCAATGTCCAATGCTTTATGGCATGATGAAGGGAAATTGAAGGAGTTCATCATGGAAAAAGGACTTCACCATGATTTAAAGATTTATTTGGATACGGGCAGATTAGAATCCGACGACAAAGAATTCAATATTCTAACCGTAAAGCAGCACGAAGAATTATCACATTTATTGATCGAAGCGGGAATGAAAAAAGAGAACTTGAAAGTCACCCTTGACCCAGAAGGCGTACACAATGAAATTCATTGGAGAAAACGATTGCCAGAAGCACTGTGCTGGCTCTTTTCTTAA
- a CDS encoding gas vesicle protein — protein sequence MAVEHNMQSSTIVDVLEKILDKGVVIAGDISVGIADIELLTIKIRLIVASVDKAKEIGMDWWENDPYLSSKASSGNTKALEEENRKLNERLEKLEKQLTTTNQ from the coding sequence GTGGCAGTAGAACACAATATGCAGTCCAGTACAATTGTAGATGTTCTGGAAAAAATACTGGATAAAGGGGTAGTCATTGCGGGTGATATATCCGTTGGGATTGCCGATATCGAACTTCTTACAATAAAAATAAGGCTCATTGTTGCCTCAGTTGATAAAGCTAAAGAAATTGGCATGGACTGGTGGGAAAACGATCCTTACTTAAGCTCGAAAGCATCTTCCGGGAATACAAAAGCCCTTGAAGAAGAAAATCGCAAACTCAATGAAAGATTGGAAAAGCTTGAAAAACAGTTAACAACTACTAACCAATAA
- the gvpN gene encoding gas vesicle protein GvpN has translation MTVLQNREKAHGKTMVQDEVSEDTLSRTLEYLRAGYPVHFSGPAGTGKTTTALALAKKRKRPVMIIHGNPELNNKDMIGDFTGYSSKKVVDQYVRSVYKKEEHVTESWRDGRLLEAVKNGWTLIYDEFTRSKPSANNLFLSVIEEGILPLYGTKQTEPFIRVHPDFRMIFTSNPLEYAGVYKTQDALLDRMITIQMNYLNEDREAIIIAKKTGLEKDEIKMITGLVSRLREKCSNENGTGPSIRASLMIAELAKRQDIEIDGDHQDFQRLCLDVLEFPIKRLSGETEPEKWIMKELKNLSK, from the coding sequence ATGACGGTCTTACAAAATCGGGAAAAAGCCCATGGGAAAACGATGGTTCAAGATGAAGTATCAGAAGACACATTATCCCGAACCCTTGAATATTTAAGGGCAGGTTATCCCGTCCATTTTTCCGGTCCAGCAGGAACAGGAAAGACCACAACCGCATTAGCCCTTGCCAAAAAGAGAAAACGCCCCGTCATGATCATCCATGGCAATCCTGAGCTGAACAACAAGGATATGATAGGCGACTTTACAGGCTATTCCAGTAAAAAGGTAGTCGATCAATATGTGCGGAGTGTGTATAAGAAAGAAGAGCATGTAACTGAATCGTGGAGAGATGGACGTCTATTGGAAGCAGTGAAGAATGGATGGACACTCATTTACGATGAATTTACGAGATCAAAGCCTTCTGCCAATAATCTTTTTCTATCGGTCATTGAAGAAGGGATTCTTCCCTTATACGGTACAAAACAAACTGAGCCTTTCATTCGGGTCCATCCTGATTTTCGAATGATTTTCACCAGCAATCCTCTGGAGTATGCAGGTGTCTATAAAACGCAAGATGCTCTCTTGGACCGCATGATCACCATTCAAATGAACTATTTAAATGAAGATAGAGAAGCTATAATCATTGCGAAAAAAACAGGGCTTGAAAAAGATGAAATTAAAATGATCACGGGGCTGGTCTCCCGGTTAAGGGAAAAGTGTTCCAATGAAAATGGTACGGGGCCGAGTATTCGGGCCTCCCTGATGATAGCGGAACTCGCTAAGCGGCAGGATATTGAGATCGATGGAGATCATCAAGATTTCCAACGTCTTTGTCTTGACGTATTAGAATTTCCAATCAAACGGCTATCTGGAGAAACGGAACCAGAAAAATGGATTATGAAGGAATTAAAGAATCTGAGCAAGTAA
- a CDS encoding NAD(P)H-dependent flavin oxidoreductase, translated as MLKTEVCEILQIEYPIILAGMAGGPTTPELVAAVSNAGGLGTLGGAYLKPDELRNAIISIRQMTDKPFAVNLFSTDLTESSEGYLKVQEILNDFRRELGIPLSMEKPTVENLFNDQFQVLLDEEVPIISTAFGLLPLDKMNMAKKSGMKVIAMATTVQEGLMAQQQGVDIVVAQGSDAGGHRGTFDVEKYPNGANIGTFSLIPQMKQNLQIPVIAAGGVMNGQGLAASLMLGAKGVQMGTRFLTSIESGAHQTYQKALLNSTEDQIVLTKSFSGRPAKGIQNKFIHDFENSGKNPLSFPSQNSLTRDIRKAAASQENPEYMSLWAGQGIRLLKDGLSAKEIIEEILGEAVSAIKELSNSLK; from the coding sequence ATGCTTAAGACGGAAGTATGCGAAATCCTTCAGATTGAATACCCAATCATATTGGCAGGAATGGCCGGCGGACCCACCACTCCGGAACTTGTGGCAGCTGTATCAAATGCAGGCGGTCTTGGAACACTGGGCGGAGCTTACTTAAAACCCGATGAATTAAGGAATGCGATCATTTCAATTCGCCAGATGACTGATAAACCATTTGCGGTCAATTTATTTTCCACTGATCTGACGGAATCATCGGAAGGTTATTTGAAAGTCCAGGAGATACTTAATGATTTCCGCCGTGAACTTGGAATCCCATTAAGCATGGAAAAGCCGACTGTCGAGAATCTATTCAATGATCAATTTCAGGTGCTTCTTGACGAAGAGGTTCCAATTATAAGCACCGCATTCGGACTGCTCCCACTTGATAAAATGAATATGGCCAAAAAATCAGGTATGAAAGTGATCGCCATGGCCACCACGGTCCAAGAAGGGCTTATGGCTCAACAACAAGGAGTGGATATCGTCGTTGCTCAGGGGAGTGATGCAGGTGGCCACAGGGGCACATTTGATGTGGAGAAATACCCAAATGGGGCAAACATCGGTACTTTTTCCCTCATCCCTCAGATGAAGCAAAACCTGCAAATTCCTGTCATTGCAGCCGGCGGGGTCATGAATGGCCAGGGGTTGGCAGCAAGTCTTATGTTGGGTGCGAAGGGTGTTCAAATGGGGACAAGATTTTTAACCAGTATAGAATCCGGTGCACATCAAACCTATCAAAAAGCTTTGTTAAACAGCACTGAAGATCAAATTGTCTTAACAAAAAGTTTTTCTGGAAGACCTGCGAAAGGAATTCAAAATAAATTCATTCATGACTTTGAAAACTCAGGAAAGAACCCCCTTTCATTTCCATCCCAAAATTCATTGACAAGGGATATCCGTAAGGCAGCTGCCTCGCAAGAAAACCCGGAATACATGTCTTTATGGGCTGGCCAGGGAATTCGTCTGCTTAAAGATGGTTTATCAGCAAAAGAAATAATAGAAGAAATACTAGGAGAAGCTGTTTCTGCCATTAAAGAGTTATCGAATAGTTTAAAATAA
- a CDS encoding gas vesicle protein GvpG, with protein MIHKLVSTPINLVIKIAEKIKEEADKELNDLPTIQQKLIQLQMMFELGEIPEEAFEAKEQELLIRYEAAKRKEMEEWKKLTE; from the coding sequence ATGATTCACAAATTAGTTTCAACGCCTATCAATTTGGTGATAAAAATCGCTGAGAAGATAAAAGAAGAAGCTGATAAGGAATTAAATGACCTGCCAACCATCCAGCAAAAACTTATTCAGCTTCAGATGATGTTTGAACTGGGGGAAATCCCAGAAGAAGCATTCGAAGCGAAAGAACAGGAATTGCTTATAAGATACGAGGCAGCCAAGCGCAAAGAAATGGAAGAATGGAAAAAACTTACTGAATGA
- the msrA gene encoding peptide-methionine (S)-S-oxide reductase MsrA, protein MGNQHELATFAGGCFWCMVKPFDELPGIISVTSGYSGGNLENPAYEDVKKGNTGHYEVVQIEFDPAVFPYEQLLELYWPQIDPTDAGGQFQDRGDQYRTAVFYHNNKQKELAEKTKKDLAESGKFSKPIVTEILPAAVFYPAEDYHQHFYKKEPDAYKKDRAISGRDEFIEEHWNK, encoded by the coding sequence ATGGGAAATCAACACGAATTAGCTACCTTCGCCGGTGGATGCTTCTGGTGCATGGTTAAGCCGTTCGACGAACTTCCGGGAATTATCTCTGTCACATCGGGATATTCCGGCGGAAATTTAGAAAATCCTGCATACGAAGATGTAAAAAAAGGAAATACGGGACATTACGAAGTCGTTCAGATTGAATTTGACCCAGCTGTTTTTCCATATGAGCAGCTCTTGGAACTATACTGGCCACAAATCGATCCCACTGATGCAGGCGGACAGTTCCAAGACCGCGGAGATCAATACCGGACAGCTGTCTTCTATCACAATAATAAGCAAAAAGAACTTGCTGAAAAAACGAAAAAAGACCTGGCTGAAAGCGGAAAATTTTCAAAACCGATCGTCACTGAAATCCTCCCTGCAGCCGTATTCTACCCTGCAGAAGACTACCATCAGCACTTTTACAAAAAAGAGCCTGACGCCTATAAAAAAGACCGTGCCATCTCAGGCAGGGACGAATTTATCGAGGAACATTGGAATAAATGA
- the gvpJ gene encoding gas vesicle protein GvpJ: MAVQKTTDSSSLAEVIDRILDKGIVIDAFARVSVVGIEILTIEARVVIASVDTWLRYAEAVGLLTDDVEENGLRSQSNEGSPGFSI; encoded by the coding sequence ATGGCCGTACAAAAAACTACTGATAGTTCAAGTTTAGCAGAAGTTATTGACCGTATATTGGATAAAGGGATCGTTATTGATGCATTTGCCCGAGTATCCGTTGTAGGAATTGAGATTCTAACGATTGAAGCGAGGGTAGTCATCGCGAGTGTCGACACTTGGCTTCGATATGCAGAAGCCGTTGGTCTTCTTACAGATGATGTCGAGGAGAATGGACTTAGATCTCAATCCAATGAAGGATCACCGGGATTTAGCATTTAA
- a CDS encoding GvpL/GvpF family gas vesicle protein has protein sequence MSSQQEEKGIYIFGAFQTEEETPIGKIEIEGVERDIFVIKYKDAGIAACEAPMKIYHPNRKNLMMHQQAVSMIMEEKEAVIPISFGNVFHSKKDVQALMEKLYPQFEKLFPEIRGKVELGLKVIGKKEWLESIVKENTKISEISASVNGKSKAAGYYDRIKLGGAAQEVFSSLQQRMKEDLFLPLSEKADASKVNDPTGEKMLLNASFLVDKENEGKFDQLVNDLHEKWKGKLDFQYSGPWPAYNFVNIRLKVEEAG, from the coding sequence ATGAGCAGCCAACAGGAAGAAAAGGGAATTTATATTTTCGGAGCTTTTCAAACCGAGGAAGAAACACCTATCGGAAAGATAGAAATTGAGGGCGTCGAAAGAGATATCTTTGTAATCAAATACAAAGATGCCGGGATAGCTGCCTGTGAAGCACCTATGAAAATCTACCATCCGAACAGGAAGAATCTTATGATGCATCAACAAGCCGTTTCTATGATCATGGAGGAAAAGGAAGCTGTCATTCCAATCAGTTTTGGCAATGTCTTTCATTCCAAAAAAGATGTCCAGGCATTGATGGAAAAACTATATCCTCAGTTTGAAAAGCTCTTCCCGGAAATCCGGGGGAAAGTTGAACTTGGATTAAAAGTAATCGGGAAAAAGGAATGGCTTGAATCTATAGTAAAAGAAAATACGAAAATCTCCGAAATATCCGCTTCCGTGAATGGAAAGTCTAAAGCTGCAGGCTACTATGACCGCATCAAATTGGGTGGTGCAGCACAAGAAGTATTTTCTTCATTGCAGCAGCGAATGAAAGAAGACCTATTTCTTCCACTCTCGGAAAAAGCAGATGCGTCAAAGGTCAATGACCCAACAGGTGAAAAGATGCTGTTAAATGCTTCTTTCCTCGTTGATAAAGAAAATGAAGGCAAGTTTGATCAATTAGTAAATGACCTTCATGAAAAATGGAAAGGTAAATTGGATTTTCAATATAGCGGACCTTGGCCAGCATACAACTTCGTAAATATCCGTTTGAAGGTAGAAGAAGCTGGATGA
- a CDS encoding glycosyltransferase family 2 protein, producing MVIWLCIAVTLQILLLYKIPVIPRDCNPRHLTLIRKTSVIIINDSSKEHVVRLLKSIFHQEVQPFEILIVGDKETLPRLKKEMKSHVFQVEAPPVGIGWKPKNWACWHGAKSATGDYILFIHSSTWFEPGGMLRIMEAYQMQFGKGILTISPYKRLTDWINLFSSAFSIFLFSLTKIARSHKGTSRYGGFEECFICRRDDYFKLGGHYEARKELLPGFALTQSFLSVHQKATSWSGKYVISNNEEYAGWKQLFRHWNKSAGEYIEKAGFSTLSLITLWLLSSILFFIYCLAAIPSQPILSIIGFFIYIWSILLILKKAGSYHLMDLIGFPIHLIMFSFVFLKSFAGKVLAFAFQTKEKPYVTAKEKEKKMD from the coding sequence ATGGTTATATGGTTATGTATTGCAGTCACCCTTCAAATCCTGCTTCTCTATAAAATCCCGGTCATTCCAAGGGATTGTAATCCCCGTCACCTTACCCTCATCAGAAAGACATCGGTCATCATTATTAATGATTCAAGTAAAGAACATGTAGTTCGATTGTTAAAGTCCATTTTTCACCAGGAAGTACAGCCATTTGAAATATTGATTGTTGGAGATAAAGAGACATTGCCAAGACTGAAAAAAGAGATGAAATCCCATGTTTTTCAAGTAGAGGCTCCCCCTGTCGGAATAGGATGGAAACCAAAGAATTGGGCTTGCTGGCATGGTGCCAAGTCAGCTACAGGAGATTACATTTTATTTATCCACAGCAGCACATGGTTCGAACCTGGTGGGATGCTGAGAATTATGGAAGCCTACCAAATGCAGTTTGGCAAAGGAATCCTTACCATCTCACCTTATAAGCGCCTAACGGATTGGATAAACTTATTTTCTTCAGCTTTTTCGATATTTTTATTCTCTTTAACGAAGATTGCACGCTCCCATAAAGGCACTTCAAGATATGGAGGCTTTGAAGAATGCTTCATTTGCAGGCGGGATGATTATTTTAAATTGGGCGGCCATTATGAAGCGAGAAAGGAACTATTGCCAGGCTTTGCTCTTACACAAAGTTTCCTTTCTGTACACCAAAAAGCTACTTCGTGGAGCGGCAAATATGTTATTTCAAATAATGAGGAATACGCAGGATGGAAACAGCTATTCAGGCATTGGAATAAATCAGCAGGTGAATATATAGAAAAAGCCGGATTTTCCACTCTCTCCCTTATAACCCTTTGGTTATTATCAAGCATTCTATTCTTTATTTACTGCCTAGCAGCAATCCCATCACAGCCTATCCTTTCAATAATAGGCTTTTTCATTTACATTTGGAGCATCCTTTTGATTCTCAAAAAGGCCGGAAGCTACCACTTGATGGACTTGATAGGATTTCCAATTCATTTGATTATGTTTTCGTTTGTTTTCTTAAAATCGTTTGCAGGAAAGGTGCTTGCATTTGCTTTTCAGACAAAAGAAAAGCCTTACGTTACTGCAAAGGAAAAAGAAAAGAAAATGGACTAA
- a CDS encoding gas vesicle protein, translating to MPIKESLENKDIALIDILDVILDKGVAIKGDLIISIAGVDLVYLDLRVLIASVEKLVSSKNERSDLSSIQFDKQREELSDAACKEQPWKNQSGS from the coding sequence ATGCCTATAAAGGAATCATTAGAAAACAAGGATATTGCCTTAATAGATATTTTGGATGTCATCCTGGATAAGGGAGTCGCCATTAAAGGGGACTTAATCATATCCATTGCAGGGGTCGATCTCGTCTATCTGGATTTAAGGGTCTTGATTGCCTCTGTTGAAAAACTTGTAAGCTCAAAAAATGAAAGATCCGATTTGAGTTCTATTCAATTCGATAAACAAAGGGAGGAGCTGTCAGATGCAGCCTGTAAAGAACAACCATGGAAGAATCAATCTGGATCCTGA
- a CDS encoding antibiotic biosynthesis monooxygenase family protein: MYVVHSTFKVPPEKAEEVISIYQNRSRKVDQAEGFLRFLLFQNDKKQGELTVHMEWESKEYYLKWVTSSEFKEIHDLEKKYPDQELAAVIPTVEKYKVVAL; encoded by the coding sequence ATGTATGTTGTCCATTCTACTTTTAAAGTTCCACCTGAAAAAGCGGAAGAAGTAATCTCCATCTATCAGAACCGTTCCCGTAAAGTGGATCAAGCAGAGGGCTTTTTAAGATTCCTATTGTTCCAAAATGATAAGAAGCAAGGGGAATTGACTGTCCATATGGAATGGGAGTCAAAAGAATATTACTTGAAGTGGGTGACAAGCAGCGAATTCAAAGAAATTCATGACCTGGAAAAAAAGTATCCGGATCAAGAGCTTGCTGCTGTCATCCCAACAGTCGAAAAATATAAGGTTGTGGCATTATGA
- the gvpO gene encoding gas vesicle protein GvpO — translation MEIKKVMKTVSDFFQENIAPPHKITSVDLLEEDGWKVTIEVVEEKEYMKKYAKDEMIGMYTVLVNEKGEITSFNRIDIRYRSAIG, via the coding sequence ATGGAAATTAAAAAGGTTATGAAAACTGTATCTGATTTCTTCCAGGAAAATATCGCACCTCCCCACAAAATCACTTCGGTAGATTTACTGGAGGAGGATGGATGGAAAGTGACCATCGAAGTAGTGGAAGAAAAGGAATATATGAAAAAATACGCCAAGGACGAAATGATTGGCATGTATACTGTCCTTGTTAATGAGAAAGGCGAGATTACATCCTTCAACCGGATAGATATCCGTTATAGGAGTGCAATAGGGTAA
- a CDS encoding GvpL/GvpF family gas vesicle protein — MDRLIYVYGLVPHLEMEEKPLSTNIPGFEGEPLQSIDCGEVTAVISGLNAEFNSEEALKDKMENDMEWLQEKAFHHHETILALYKNYTIIPLKFCTIYKNEENLLDEIRKKQESLKHTFTVLQGNEEWNLKIYCDDNVFKNELVLHHSEIEEKRSEIASLSPGRQFFEKRKLDQLVEKEIEAEKTRICENIHARLMEFSVHAAVKKNWSKDMTGTQEKMAWNSVFLIDSNSVDRFQDIIRSQEESLKEKGWRLEATGPWPAYHFSSFS; from the coding sequence ATGGATCGTTTAATTTATGTATACGGATTAGTTCCACATCTGGAGATGGAGGAGAAACCGTTATCGACTAATATCCCAGGTTTCGAGGGGGAGCCTCTCCAATCTATAGATTGTGGTGAGGTAACAGCGGTCATAAGCGGTTTGAACGCTGAATTCAACTCTGAGGAAGCTTTAAAAGATAAAATGGAAAATGATATGGAATGGCTTCAAGAAAAAGCCTTTCATCATCACGAAACAATATTAGCCCTTTATAAAAATTATACAATTATTCCTTTGAAATTCTGCACGATTTATAAAAATGAAGAGAATCTTCTAGATGAAATAAGAAAAAAACAAGAGTCTTTAAAACATACTTTCACTGTCCTTCAAGGAAACGAAGAGTGGAATTTAAAAATATATTGCGACGATAATGTTTTCAAAAATGAACTGGTCCTCCATCATTCGGAGATTGAAGAAAAACGGTCTGAAATAGCTTCACTATCACCTGGCAGACAATTCTTCGAAAAAAGAAAGCTGGATCAGCTGGTGGAAAAAGAGATTGAAGCTGAAAAAACAAGAATCTGTGAAAACATTCATGCAAGACTTATGGAATTCTCTGTCCATGCTGCTGTTAAGAAGAATTGGAGCAAGGACATGACAGGGACCCAAGAGAAAATGGCTTGGAATAGTGTGTTCCTGATTGATTCAAATTCTGTTGATCGATTCCAAGACATAATAAGATCTCAGGAAGAATCGCTAAAGGAAAAAGGATGGAGACTTGAGGCAACCGGCCCTTGGCCAGCCTACCATTTTTCAAGCTTCTCTTAA